From a single Rutidosis leptorrhynchoides isolate AG116_Rl617_1_P2 chromosome 5, CSIRO_AGI_Rlap_v1, whole genome shotgun sequence genomic region:
- the LOC139849448 gene encoding GDSL esterase/lipase EXL3-like: protein MIPSVVKVVVVSLYVSLCLCRNTVAIALPEHVVVPAVFTFGDSQVDQGNNNNVASIAKGNYPPYGKDFPGAIPTGRFSNGKTLSDVFANAFGVKEYLPAYLDPLIHDKDLLTGVSFASGAAGYDPETSKAGTALSMATQLDMFKEYIQKLKTNVGEEATNNIITNSVFLVVVGGNDLQVSYYGLPTRRLQYDIRGYSKFLVTLALDYVQELQNLGARRIGVFGIPVLGCVPTQRTMNGGLLRSCADNINAAAQLFNEMLKQELQNYKSSFLDSKVAFVDYYNPYMNIIQNPHNYGLEVVDKGCCGTGEIETIYLCNKLTPLCHNSSDHLFWDGFHLSETGCNIIVNIMISDMVNSLF from the exons ATGATACCTTCGGTTGTTAAGGTGGTCGTTGTTTCTCTATATGTTTCGCTTTGTTTATGCAGGAACACAGTAGCAATAGCTCTGCCAGAACATGTCGTTGTACCTGCAGTGTTTACATTTGGAGACTCACAGGTTGATCAAGGGAATAATAATAATGTTGCAAGTATAGCCAAAGGTAATTATCCTCCTTACGGAAAGGATTTTCCTGGTGCAATACCGACCGGAAGATTCAGCAACGGAAAGACACTATCCGATGTTTTTG CCAACGCATTCGGAGTTAAAGAATATCTTCCGGCTTATCTAGACCCGTTGATACATGATAAAGATCTTCTAACAGGAGTAAGTTTTGCTTCTGGTGCAGCTGGTTATGATCCTGAAACATCCAAAGCAGGA ACTGCTCTATCAATGGCAACCCAACTAGACATGTTCAAAGAATATATACAGAAGCTCAAAACGAACGTTGGGGAAGAAGCTACCAACAATATTATCACCAACAGTGTGTTTTTGGTAGTAGTAGGTGGCAACGATCTGCAAGTTAGTTATTATGGCCTTCCTACAAGAAGACTACAATATGATATCCGTGGTTATAGTAAATTTCTGGTGACGTTAGCCTTGGATTATGTACAG gaattacaaaactTGGGAGCAAGAAGGATAGGTGTGTTTGGTATCCCGGTATTAGGATGTGTACCAACGCAGAGAACCATGAATGGAGGACTGCTTAGAAGTTGTGCAGACAACATTAACGCAGCCGCACAATTGTTCAATGAGATGCTAAAACAAGAGCTTCAGAATTATAAAAGCAGTTTTCTTGACTCCAAGGTTGCATTTGTTGATTACTACAATCCTTATATGAACATCATTCAGAATCCTCATAACTACG GCCTGGAAGTTGTAGATAAAGGCTGCTGTGGAACAGGTGAAATAGAGACAATATATTTATGTAACAAACTCACCCCATTATGCCATAACAGCTCTGATCACTTGTTCTGGGATGGTTTCCACCTGTCAGAGACAGGGTGTAATATCATCGTAAATATTATGATTTCCGATATGGTAAATAGTTTGTTCTGA